A single window of Sphingobacteriales bacterium DNA harbors:
- a CDS encoding NADH-quinone oxidoreductase subunit C gives MIELIQQKINNSLPDAIIATEQAYDFSNIIIKKEYLKNVLQLLRTDTELNFHFLTTMCGTHFPDNSYEQEFGIMYQLHNMPKNWRIRIKAFMPKSDLNIQTVTDLWKTANWMERQEYDFFGFNFVGHPNLCRILNMDEMNYFPLRKEYPLEDLQRDDKDDKMFGR, from the coding sequence ATGATAGAACTAATACAACAAAAAATAAACAACTCACTTCCTGATGCCATTATTGCTACTGAGCAAGCATACGACTTTTCTAATATTATAATAAAAAAAGAATATCTAAAAAACGTATTACAATTATTAAGAACAGATACGGAATTAAACTTTCATTTTTTAACTACCATGTGTGGTACACATTTTCCAGACAATTCTTACGAGCAAGAATTTGGCATTATGTACCAATTACATAATATGCCTAAAAATTGGAGAATTAGAATTAAAGCATTTATGCCAAAATCTGATTTAAACATACAAACAGTTACGGACTTATGGAAAACTGCAAATTGGATGGAAAGACAAGAATACGATTTCTTTGGATTTAATTTTGTTGGACATCCAAATTTATGTAGAATATTAAATATGGACGAAATGAACTATTTTCCTTTGCGTAAAGAATATCCACTCGAAGACTTACAACGCGATGACAAGGATGATAAAATGTTTGGAAGATAA
- a CDS encoding NADH-quinone oxidoreductase subunit D, with protein MNYDIDNTIKEEKHNYTKLNLGPTHPATHGIFQNILTLDGERIIDAVPTIGYIHRAFEKLGERRPYNQINTITDRLNYCSSPINNLGWFMTVEKLIKAEIPKKAQYLRVIIMELSRIADHIVCDTVIAVDTGAMTGFLHLFQSREKIYEIFESICGARLTTNLGRIGGLAQDFSDETWNRIHTFIKEFPKHLKEFQKLVDRNRIFMDRTIGVGSISAEMALDYGFTGPNLRAAGVDYDVRVANPYSSYEDFKFDIPVGTSGDTYDRYMVRMEEMWQSYSIIEQAIKNLPDGAVHADLPEFFLPPKTDVYSKMEALIYHFKIVMGEMNIPKGEVYHSVEGGNGELGYYIISDGGRTPYRFHIRRPCFIYYQAYTEMIKGGMLSDAILTMSSMNVIAGELDA; from the coding sequence ATGAATTACGATATCGACAATACCATAAAAGAAGAAAAACACAATTATACTAAATTAAATTTAGGACCAACACATCCAGCAACACACGGAATTTTTCAAAATATTCTTACACTAGATGGCGAAAGAATCATTGATGCTGTACCAACAATAGGATACATACACAGAGCTTTCGAAAAACTTGGAGAACGTAGACCATACAATCAAATCAATACAATAACAGACAGACTAAACTATTGCTCATCACCTATCAATAATTTAGGCTGGTTTATGACTGTAGAAAAATTAATCAAAGCAGAAATACCAAAAAAAGCACAATACTTACGTGTAATTATTATGGAGCTATCACGTATTGCAGACCATATTGTGTGTGACACTGTAATTGCTGTAGATACTGGTGCCATGACTGGCTTTTTACATTTATTTCAATCAAGAGAAAAAATATACGAAATTTTTGAATCAATCTGTGGTGCAAGACTTACAACAAATCTTGGAAGAATTGGTGGATTAGCACAAGACTTTTCTGATGAAACTTGGAATCGAATTCACACTTTTATTAAAGAATTTCCAAAACATCTAAAAGAATTTCAAAAACTAGTAGATAGAAATAGAATTTTCATGGATAGAACAATTGGTGTAGGTTCAATTTCAGCAGAAATGGCTTTAGATTATGGCTTTACAGGACCAAATCTAAGAGCAGCTGGTGTTGATTATGATGTACGTGTAGCCAATCCATATTCTTCATATGAAGATTTTAAATTTGATATTCCAGTAGGCACATCAGGCGATACATATGACAGATACATGGTGCGTATGGAAGAAATGTGGCAAAGCTATTCTATCATAGAACAAGCCATAAAAAACCTACCAGATGGTGCTGTGCATGCAGATTTACCAGAGTTTTTCTTACCACCAAAAACTGATGTATATAGTAAAATGGAAGCTTTAATCTATCATTTCAAAATTGTAATGGGCGAAATGAATATACCTAAAGGCGAAGTTTACCATAGCGTAGAAGGTGGAAACGGAGAACTTGGTTACTATATTATTTCTGATGGTGGAAGAACACCTTATCGTTTTCACATCAGGAGGCCATGCTTTATATACTACCAAGCATATACAGAAATGATAAAAGGTGGTATGCTAAGTGATGCCATACTTACCATGAGTAGTATGAATGTAATTGCAGGAGAATTAGATGCGTAA